A single region of the Vicia villosa cultivar HV-30 ecotype Madison, WI linkage group LG4, Vvil1.0, whole genome shotgun sequence genome encodes:
- the LOC131594333 gene encoding syntaxin-81, translated as MAKARDRTEDFKDAVRQSARSLGYDEAKLASILASFIIHKPPQRSPFSKAAFKTLESIGELDHFLLKHRKDYTDLHRTTEHERDSIEHEVSAFIKTCQQQIDVLKNSINNEEENSKGWLGITTAKANADTIAHKHGVVLILSERLHSVTAQFDQLRAIRFQDAINRAIPRRKLNRITKKDSTETSNSGDAELREPDELRSEPLRVQHQLLDDETRALQVELTSLLDTVQETETKMVEMSALNHLMATHVLQQAQQIEHLYDQAVEATKNVELGNKELSQAIQRNSSSRTFLLLFLFVLTFSIIFLDWYS; from the exons ATGGCAAAGGCAAGGGATAGGACTGAGGATTTCAAAGACGCCGTTCGTCAAAGTGCTCGGTCTTTGGGGTATGATGAG GCTAAATTGGCATCCATTTTGGCATCTTTCATTATTCATAAACCTCCACAAAGGTCCCCATTCTCCAAAGCTGCATTTAAGACG CTCGAGAGTATTGGAGAATTGGATCATTTTTTGTTAAAGCATAGAAAGGACTATACAGATCTGCACCGAACAACTGAACATGAGAGAGATAGCATTGAGCATGAA GTTAGTGCTTTTATTAAAACTTGCCAACAACAAATTGATGTTCTCAAGAATAGTATAAACAATGAAGAGGAAAACTCAAAAGGGTGGCTTGGTATTACAACTGCAAAGGCTAACGCTGACACCATTGCCCACAAACATGGAGTG gttttaattttaAGTGAGAGACTCCATTCAGTTACGGCGCAGTTTGATCAGCTCAGAGCTATACGCTTCCAGGATGCCATTAATAGGGCTATACCACGAAGAAAACTTAATCGTATAACCAAAAAAGATTCCACTGAAACCTCTAATTCAGGTGATGCGGAGCTCAGGGAACCTGATGAGCTGCGCAGTGAGCCTCTAAGAGTCCAGCATCAACTCTTGGACGATGAAACACGTGCCCTTCAG GTGGAATTGACTAGTCTTCTAGACACAGTTCAAGAAACTGAAACTAAGATGGTAGAAATGTCTGCATTAAATCACTTGATGGCTACACATGTATTACAACAAGCTCAACAAATTGAGCATCTATATGACCAG GCTGTTGAAGCTACTAAGAATGTTGAGCTTGGTAACAAAGAACTCTCACAAGCCATTCAGCGGAATAGTAGCAGCAGAAcatttcttttactatttctGTTTGTGCTCACTTTTTCAATCATCTTTCTTGATTGGTATAGCTAA
- the LOC131594335 gene encoding uncharacterized protein LOC131594335: MKPKRGKERVQVKEKNLMNKMRKVRILCSDPYATDYSSEEEDLYQLDDSKRIVKEFFVPFMPLAYENKKNALEDVKEVFFQTSPSSVLDVTVTDTAPAKDINGINGSVKESDVKELTGDGKRGNVVEGVCDTEDSSFLYLLEEANVASVAGYDLHFLDEMAMLFAGGFCNLLENEITNDCGSMWKVEDGEGSSILPHIGCDFDDPQLDWFDETPHWDCH; the protein is encoded by the coding sequence ATGAAACCTAAGAGAGGAAAAGAGAGAGTTCAAGTtaaagagaaaaacttgatgaacAAAATGAGGAAAGTTAGAATTTTGTGTAGTGATCCTTATGCTACAGATTATTCAAGTGAAGAAGAAGATTTGTATCAGTTAGATGATTCTAAGAGGATTGTGAAGGAGTTTTTTGTTCCATTTATGCCCTTAGCTTATGAGAATAAGAAGAATGCTTTGGAAGATGTTAAAGAGGTGTTTTTTCAAACATCTCCATCATCTGTGCTTGATGTCACTGTCACAGATACAGCACCTGCAAAAGATATTAATGGCATTAATGGTTCAGTCAAAGAAAGTGATGTCAAAGAGTTAACAGGTGATGGAAAAAGAGGAAATGTAGTGGAAGGAGTTTGTGATACAGAAGATAGTTCGTTTCTATATTTGCTAGAGGAGGCAAATGTGGCATCAGTGGCTGGTTATGATCTTCATTTTTTGGATGAAATGGCAATGCTGTTTGCTGGTGGATTTTGTAACTTGTTGGAGAATGAAATAACAAATGACTGTGGCTCTATGTGGAAGGTAGAAGATGGTGAAGGTAGCAGCATTCTTCCACATATTGGTTGTGATTTCGATGATCCTCAGCTAGATTGGTTTGATGAAACTCCTCATTGGGATTGCCACTAA
- the LOC131594334 gene encoding carbon catabolite repressor protein 4 homolog 5 yields MVRRKRESLPPAISSDDYPSKRRRHSMFEISSSHHGVSSSRKWVFSSENSSDCTDTIVVVSYNILGVENASNHMDLYSNIPRRFLEWGRRKRLILDEINSYNASILCFQEVDHFDDLDDLFQNNGFKSAYKARTGEANDGCAIFWKDKLFSLLHQEDIEFQKFGLRNNVAQLCVLEVNNDNPESDICKLTAEEQSTRNKKFVIGNIHVLFNPNRGDIKLGQVRLLIDKAYKLSQEWGNIPVILAGDLNSVPQSAIYKFLSSSKLDVQLHDRRNMSGQLEIRPNHRYFRSKIGNDASISMSVSRQMLYKWSAEELILATGAEGVTRLQHQLKLRSAYSGIPGKLRTRDDIGEPLATSYHSKFMGTVDYIWHSEELIPVRVLETLPIDILRRTRGLPNENWGSDHLAVVCEFAFAKNAESSDSCDLP; encoded by the exons ATGGTGCGTCGAAAACGAGAAAGTCTCCCACCGGCGATTTCAAGCGATGATTATCCTTCAAAGCGTAGAAGACATTCAATGTTCGAAATTTCGTCCTCTCATCACGGAGTATCTTCTTCTAGGAAATGGGTTTTCTCCTCCGAGAATTCTTCTGATTGCACGG ATACAATTGTCGTTGTTTCATACAATATACTTGGTGTTGAAAATGCATCAAATCATATGGATTTGTATTCCAATATCCCACGACGTTTCTTGGAATGGGGAAGACGCAAGAGGCTTATACTTGACGAGATTAACAGCTATAATGCAAGTATACTCTGTTTCCAG GAGGTTGATCATTTTGATGATTTAGATGATCTTTTTCAGAACAATGGCTTTAAAAGTGCTTACAAG GCTCGCACCGGAGAAGCCAACGATGGATGTGCTATATTTTGGAAAGACAAATT ATTCAGTCTTTTGCATCAAGAAGATATAGAGTTCCAAAAGTTTGGTCTGCGTAACAATGTTGCTCAGCTTTGTGTTTTGGAG GTAAACAATGATAATCCAGAATCTGACATATGTAAACTAACAGCAGA GGAACAATCCACCAGAAACAAAAAATTTGTAATAGGAAATATACATGTGCTGTTCAACCCTAACCGTGGTGATATCAAACTTGGTCAG GTCAGACTTTTAATTGATAAAGCGTACAAGTTATCACAAGAATGGGGAAACATCCCTGTTATTTTAGCTGGGGATTTAAACAGCGTGCCACAG AGTGCAATATATAAATTCCTGTCTTCATCAAAG TTAGATGTCCAATTACATGATCGCAGAAATATGTCAGGACAGCTTGAAATCCGGCCCAATCACAGATACTTCAGATCAAAGATTGGCAATGATGCTAG CATTTCAATGTCTGTTTCAAGGCAAATGCTATACAAATGGAGTGCAGAAGAACTAATCCTTGCAACTGGCGCAGAAGGAGTTACTCGACTTCAGCACCAGCTCAAGCTCCGCAGTGCTTATAGCGGCATTCCT GGAAAGCTTAGAACAAGAGATGATATTGGAGAGCCCTTGGCAACATCATACCACTCTAAGTTCATGGGAACTGTTGATTATATCTG GCATTCTGAGGAACTTATCCCGGTCAGAGTTCTTGAAACCTTGCCCATTGATATTCTTAGAAGAACTAGAGGACTTCCTAACGAG AATTGGGGAAGTGACCACCTCGCCGTTGTATGTGAATTTGCCTTTGCGAAAAATGCTGAAAGTTCTGATTCTTGTGATCTTCCCTAG
- the LOC131594336 gene encoding NADH dehydrogenase [ubiquinone] 1 beta subcomplex subunit 10-B, which produces MGRKKGYVEFEESPPDDFDPANPYKDPVAMLEMREHIVREKWIQIEKAKIIREKLRWCYRIEGINHLQKCRHLVQQYLESTRGIGWGKDGRHPSLHGPKVEAVESE; this is translated from the exons ATGGGAAGGAAGAAAGGGTATGTCGAGTTCGAGGAATCTCCACCGGACGATTTTGATCCGGCGAATCCCTACAAGGATCCGGTGGCTATGTTGGAGATGAGGGAACACATCGTGAGAGAAAAATGGATCCAAATCGAAAAGGCTAAGATCATTAGGGAGAAGCTTCGATGGTGTTATCGCATTGAAGGGATTAATCATCTTCAGAAATGTCGTCATCTTGTTCAGCAGTATCTTGAGTCTACGCGTGGTATTGGTTGGGGCAAGGATGGTCGTCACCCTTCTCTCCATG GACCAAAAGTTGAGGCAGTTGAGTCCGAATGA